A stretch of the Vigna radiata var. radiata cultivar VC1973A chromosome 7, Vradiata_ver6, whole genome shotgun sequence genome encodes the following:
- the LOC106768811 gene encoding uncharacterized protein LOC106768811 isoform X2, which yields MEMYDASEIRNAEAYLIEGTDLNSHLTNPNFEQFQVMFNDGAPEFVIDQNSYYPAATNYGYYCTGFESPREWEDHHRIFGVDGPDIQYAGSQHESFPYVYYTPSYGYAQSPYNPYNPYIPGAMIGVDGSLGGANQYYSLPNYQNPISSPAYIPFVVQPDNFPNSSVDSLFDTSASVGRPDGKGLKHKFSLASGAFNKNSSKSLSNPTSSLARIPEGPRDNAGIKKDVTSGSGSGRGFLNLPLPAVRQSTVAKLRPKAQMAKGWSDGNGSSDVLGELNRGPRISNSNSKYQLAVKAYTNKGDGNTQENIIIYTDQYNREDFPVNIENAKYFVIKSYSEDDVHKSIKYNVWSSTPHGNKKLQNAYEDAARISAGKSGGCPIFLFFSVNASGQFCGVAEMVGPVDFNKDMDFWQQDKWSGNFPVKWHIIKDVPNASFRHIILENNENKPVTNSRDTQEIMYGKGLEMLKMFKNHSLKTSLLDDFMYYENRQKIMQEEKTKLIIRTLENPLSLPTLEPPRKLNFVFDIPPVNVEKNSKTDDEFDNLKQTSSSGHIVCSSDVTNIAPVDEKNEKGTVEKEDISSVFKIGSVTITPKQVETKPSSISVSKKEPPDVFTVGSMQVKVNGFPKSSSFLKIGSIPLDPRKVQLDGGTRVKNGS from the exons ATGGAAATGTATGATGCTTCTGAAATTCGAAACGCAGAGGCTTATTTG ATTGAAGGCACCGATTTAAACTCACATTTGACAAACCCAAATTTTGAACAATTTCAAGTCATGTTTAATGATGGAGCCCCTGAATTTGTTATTGATCAGAACTCATATTACCCTGCTGCCACCAATTATGGGTATTATTGTACAG GATTTGAATCACCCAGAGAATGGGAGGACCACCATAGGATTTTTGGTGTAGATGGTCCTGATATTCAGTACGCG GGTTCACAACATGAAAGTTTTCCATATGTATATTATACACCTAGCTATGGATATGCACAGTCTCCATACAATCCATACAATCCTTATATTCCTGGTGCAATGATTGGAGTTGATGGTTCACTTGGAGGAGCAAATCAATATTACTCTCTCCCCAATTATCAAAACCCCATTTCTTCACCTGCTTATATTCCTTTCGTTGTTCAACCAGACAATTTCCCTAATAGTTCTGTTGACTCATTGTTTGATACTAGTGCTTCTGTGGGTAGACCTGATGGAAAAGGTTTAAAACATAAGTTCAGCTTAGCTTCTGGTGCCTTTAATAAGAACTCTTCAAAATCATTGTCAAATCCAACAAGTTCCTTGGCCAGGATACCAGAAGGGCCAAGAGACAATGCTGGGATAAAGAAAGATGTGACAAGTGGCAGTGGTTCTGGCAGGGGTTTTCTTAATCTGCCTTTGCCAGCTGTCCGTCAG TCTACAGTTGCTAAACTGCGACCAAAGGCTCAAATGGCTAAAGGATGGAGTGATGGAAATGGAAGTTCTGATGTTTTAGGTGAGCTAAATCGGGGCCCAAGAATTAGTAATAGTAATTCAAAATACCAACTGGCTGTCAAAGCCTATACAAACAAAGGAGATGGCAATACACAAGAGAACATAATCATTTATACTGATCAATATAACAGGGAAGATTTCCCTGTCAACATTGAAAATGCAAagtattttgttataaaatcatACAGTGAAGATGACGTGCACAAAAGCATTAAATATAATGTCTGGTCATCAACACCTCATGGAAACAAGAAGCTGCAGAATGCCTACGAAGATGCTGCGAGAATATCTGCTGGAAAATCTGGAGGCTGCcctatctttcttttcttttct GTTAACGCAAGCGGTCAATTTTGTGGGGTTGCAGAGATGGTTGGTCCTGTTGACTTCAATAAGGACATGGACTTTTGGCAGCAAGATAAGTGGAGTGGAAACTTTCCTGTGAAGTGGCACATCATAAAAGACGTGCCAAATGCAAGTTTTAGACACATTATACTAGAGAACAACGAGAACAAACCTGTTACTAATAGCAGAGACACACAAGAG ATAATGTATGGTAAAGGTTTGGAAATGCTGAAGATGTTCAAAAACCATAGTTTGAAGACATCTTTGCTTGATGACTTTATGTATTATGAAAATCGGCAAAAGATCATGCAAGAAGAAAAGACCAAATTGATAATCAGAACTTTAGAAAATCCATTATCGTTACCTACATTGGAACCGCCTCGGAAGTTGAATTTTGTCTTTGACATCCCTCCTGTCAATGTTGAGAAGAATTCAAAAACGGATGATGAGTTTGATAACTTAAAACAGACTTCAAGTAGTGGACATATTGTGTGTAGTTCTGATGTCACCAACATAGCACCtgtagatgaaaagaatgagaaaGGTACTGTTGAGAAAGAAGATATCTCTTCTGTGTTTAAGATTGGTTCTGTCACTATTACCCCAAAACAAGTGGAGACTAAACCATCTTCCATTAGTGTCTCTAAGAAGGAGCCGCCTGATGTTTTCACGGTAGGCTCAATGCAAGTTAAAGTTAACGGATTTCCTAAGTCTTCTAGTTTTTTGAAGATCGGGAGTATCCCACTTGATCCGAGAAAAGTGCAGCTGGACGGAGGCACTCGTGTTAAAAATGGATCTTAA
- the LOC106768811 gene encoding YTH domain-containing family protein 2 isoform X1, with protein sequence MEMYDASEIRNAEAYLIEGTDLNSHLTNPNFEQFQVMFNDGAPEFVIDQNSYYPAATNYGYYCTGFESPREWEDHHRIFGVDGPDIQYAGSQHESFPYVYYTPSYGYAQSPYNPYNPYIPGAMIGVDGSLGGANQYYSLPNYQNPISSPAYIPFVVQPDNFPNSSVDSLFDTSASVGRPDGKGLKHKFSLASGAFNKNSSKSLSNPTSSLARIPEGPRDNAGIKKDVTSGSGSGRGFLNLPLPAVRQARSIDTLTHPVDTISNGNVLSHTKSSEFSDCGSIANRQSTVAKLRPKAQMAKGWSDGNGSSDVLGELNRGPRISNSNSKYQLAVKAYTNKGDGNTQENIIIYTDQYNREDFPVNIENAKYFVIKSYSEDDVHKSIKYNVWSSTPHGNKKLQNAYEDAARISAGKSGGCPIFLFFSVNASGQFCGVAEMVGPVDFNKDMDFWQQDKWSGNFPVKWHIIKDVPNASFRHIILENNENKPVTNSRDTQEIMYGKGLEMLKMFKNHSLKTSLLDDFMYYENRQKIMQEEKTKLIIRTLENPLSLPTLEPPRKLNFVFDIPPVNVEKNSKTDDEFDNLKQTSSSGHIVCSSDVTNIAPVDEKNEKGTVEKEDISSVFKIGSVTITPKQVETKPSSISVSKKEPPDVFTVGSMQVKVNGFPKSSSFLKIGSIPLDPRKVQLDGGTRVKNGS encoded by the exons ATGGAAATGTATGATGCTTCTGAAATTCGAAACGCAGAGGCTTATTTG ATTGAAGGCACCGATTTAAACTCACATTTGACAAACCCAAATTTTGAACAATTTCAAGTCATGTTTAATGATGGAGCCCCTGAATTTGTTATTGATCAGAACTCATATTACCCTGCTGCCACCAATTATGGGTATTATTGTACAG GATTTGAATCACCCAGAGAATGGGAGGACCACCATAGGATTTTTGGTGTAGATGGTCCTGATATTCAGTACGCG GGTTCACAACATGAAAGTTTTCCATATGTATATTATACACCTAGCTATGGATATGCACAGTCTCCATACAATCCATACAATCCTTATATTCCTGGTGCAATGATTGGAGTTGATGGTTCACTTGGAGGAGCAAATCAATATTACTCTCTCCCCAATTATCAAAACCCCATTTCTTCACCTGCTTATATTCCTTTCGTTGTTCAACCAGACAATTTCCCTAATAGTTCTGTTGACTCATTGTTTGATACTAGTGCTTCTGTGGGTAGACCTGATGGAAAAGGTTTAAAACATAAGTTCAGCTTAGCTTCTGGTGCCTTTAATAAGAACTCTTCAAAATCATTGTCAAATCCAACAAGTTCCTTGGCCAGGATACCAGAAGGGCCAAGAGACAATGCTGGGATAAAGAAAGATGTGACAAGTGGCAGTGGTTCTGGCAGGGGTTTTCTTAATCTGCCTTTGCCAGCTGTCCGTCAG GCCAGAAGCATTGATACCTTAACCCATCCTGTAGATACTATTTCCAATGGAAACGTTTTGTCCCATACTAAGAGTAGTGAATTTTCTGATTGTGGATCTATTGCTAATCGACAGTCTACAGTTGCTAAACTGCGACCAAAGGCTCAAATGGCTAAAGGATGGAGTGATGGAAATGGAAGTTCTGATGTTTTAGGTGAGCTAAATCGGGGCCCAAGAATTAGTAATAGTAATTCAAAATACCAACTGGCTGTCAAAGCCTATACAAACAAAGGAGATGGCAATACACAAGAGAACATAATCATTTATACTGATCAATATAACAGGGAAGATTTCCCTGTCAACATTGAAAATGCAAagtattttgttataaaatcatACAGTGAAGATGACGTGCACAAAAGCATTAAATATAATGTCTGGTCATCAACACCTCATGGAAACAAGAAGCTGCAGAATGCCTACGAAGATGCTGCGAGAATATCTGCTGGAAAATCTGGAGGCTGCcctatctttcttttcttttct GTTAACGCAAGCGGTCAATTTTGTGGGGTTGCAGAGATGGTTGGTCCTGTTGACTTCAATAAGGACATGGACTTTTGGCAGCAAGATAAGTGGAGTGGAAACTTTCCTGTGAAGTGGCACATCATAAAAGACGTGCCAAATGCAAGTTTTAGACACATTATACTAGAGAACAACGAGAACAAACCTGTTACTAATAGCAGAGACACACAAGAG ATAATGTATGGTAAAGGTTTGGAAATGCTGAAGATGTTCAAAAACCATAGTTTGAAGACATCTTTGCTTGATGACTTTATGTATTATGAAAATCGGCAAAAGATCATGCAAGAAGAAAAGACCAAATTGATAATCAGAACTTTAGAAAATCCATTATCGTTACCTACATTGGAACCGCCTCGGAAGTTGAATTTTGTCTTTGACATCCCTCCTGTCAATGTTGAGAAGAATTCAAAAACGGATGATGAGTTTGATAACTTAAAACAGACTTCAAGTAGTGGACATATTGTGTGTAGTTCTGATGTCACCAACATAGCACCtgtagatgaaaagaatgagaaaGGTACTGTTGAGAAAGAAGATATCTCTTCTGTGTTTAAGATTGGTTCTGTCACTATTACCCCAAAACAAGTGGAGACTAAACCATCTTCCATTAGTGTCTCTAAGAAGGAGCCGCCTGATGTTTTCACGGTAGGCTCAATGCAAGTTAAAGTTAACGGATTTCCTAAGTCTTCTAGTTTTTTGAAGATCGGGAGTATCCCACTTGATCCGAGAAAAGTGCAGCTGGACGGAGGCACTCGTGTTAAAAATGGATCTTAA